The DNA segment tcttcagatgaagacgagaatgatgttgaaggtgttgcttcaaatccagcagctgtgccgtatccgaaagacagtgagtggactgcagttgacacctaccgacctctgcctgtcaacacgacacccaggcagatactagtggatattgatgagtcgagttctgtactggattgcagtaaagtgttccttactgacagtgacgtaaatgaactcaagagacagacaaatttgtatgcatcacagacaatacagaagaaaagaagaggaaataatctgaagccccattcagttttgagttcgtggaagccagtgactataagtgagatgaggcgtttcttgggtattattttccacatgtgtgtttcgaaaaagcccaaaattgcggaccattggagcactaatcctgttcttagttgtaacttttgtccccatgtcatgagccgtttgcgtttcactcagatactgtcatgcttgcatcttgttgacaattcaaatcagaaaaaaccaggcgaagatggatttcatccactttacaaagttttgccatattataataatttgaaggagcgatgtatccaggcatatcgtccctcagaaaaagtgacaattgatgaaggaatttgcccatttcgaggtcgtgtgagtttccgtgtttacatgcaaaataagcctcataagtatggactgaaagtatatgctgttgctgaagccagtagtggctatgttgtaaattttgaagtttatgctggtaagcatattgttgacaattcttcgtctgcggttattttgcgattgttgtctgacagcagcttgctgaacaaaggccacactgtgtatttagatcgattttattccagtccagagctatttcagcaactggcagagaaaggcactggagctgttggtactgtgaacaaatccaggaaaggattgcctaaagatttagtatctgctacgctgaaaaagggcgaaatgtcttttcggcgtaaagataatgtattggcaatgaagtggaaagataagagagatgtgtatacattgtctacaaggcatcaagcaacatttggtacgcatactaagagaaatgggtctgtagtattgaaaccacttcaggtacttgattacaacctcaataaaattggagtggatattggagaccaacgcctgcagtacaatccgttccagcacagaactgtgaaatggtggcgaaaattatatttccatttgctgcttatgggagtatcaaatgcattttggctgtacaatgcagtgcacaggaagaaaattacaataacagactttataacagtgcttgcagttcagcttgttgaagacgacacacttgaattcattccaagaaatgaaggaactgtaggtcggctaacaaagagacattttttgcagcacatacctgcaactactaagaagtatgctgctcgtgtgtgtcacgtgtgcagttccaggagcaagaaacagagtggcaaggcttctcgcaaagagacacgatacgaatgtgaacagtgtggcgttgcactctgcctggaaccttgctttaaaattttccacactaaaaaacaatatgattctgtgtgaaatttatatgtaatactgtatactatcagaaacatgtaatgtagtgccacaattttggttaaaaataaatcacaattgtattcccttattcgtatgactttttctaaattcttaaaacatctaagtgatttctataactgtaccttaaagctgtgcattgtaaagtagtttctttcactcagaattaaagtagaaatgtgcagcttcaagatggtaccaaatttgccacaatccaaacagtagatttgatgcagtaatttttttaatattggtaaaattgcccggtttctagggacgggtgcataaaataggcctggtacagagagtgttaagtacaagaagactaactctgcttactgtctatgttttgaaccatttctgtgatactagttatagatttcgatgcttcgcttcaagtttactgtatcccttggaccttcttattgacgattaaacacagatattgcatcggaattaaaaaaaaaaggcacaatgccgacttaagtacaagaagactgtctcttcttactgtctatgttttgaaccatccctgtcacactagttatagattccgatgcttcacaccaggtttactgtatcccttgcaccttcttattgacgatgaaacacagaaattgcatcggaattaaatacaaatgcacaatgccgacttaagtacaagaagactgaccctaattactgactatgttttgaaccattcctgtggcactagttatagattccgatggttcactctaggtttactgtatcccttggaccttcttattgacgatgaaacacagaaattgcatcggaattaaataaaaaaagcacaatgccgacttaagtacaagaagactgactctgcttacggtctatgttttgaaccattcctgtgatactagttatagatgtcgatgcttcacttcaggtttagtgtatcccttggtccttcttattgacgatgaaacacagaaattgcatgggaattaaatacaaaaggcacaatgccgacttaagtataagaagactgactcatcttactgtctacgttttgaaccattcctgtgacactagttatagattccgatgcttcactccaggtttactgtataccatggaccttcttgttgacgatgaaacacagaaattgcatcggaattaaatacaaaagcacaatgccgacttatgtacaagaagacggactcttcttactgactatgttttgaaccgttcctgtgacaccagttatagattccgatgcttcacttcaggtttactgtatcccttggaccttcttattgacgatgaaacacagaaattgcatcggagttaaatagaaaaggcacaatgccgtcttaagtacaagaagactgactctgcttactgtttttttttttaaccatttctgtgatactagttatagatttcgatgcttcgcttcaggtttactgtatcccttggacattcttattgacgatgaaacagaggaattgcatcggaatgaaatacaaaaggcacaatgccgactttagtacaagaagactgactcgtcttactgtctatgttttgaaccatcgctgtgacactagttatagatagcgatgcttcactccaggtttactgtatcccttggaccttcgtattgacgatgaaacacagaaattgcattggaattaagttcaaaaccacacaatgccgacttatgaacaagaagactaacacttcttactgcctatgttatgaacctttcctgtgacactagatattgattccgatgctttactccaggtttaccgtatcccttggaccttcttattgacaatgaaacacagaaattgcatcggaaatagatacaaaaagcacaatgccgacttaagtacaagatgactggctcttcttactgactatgctttgaaccattcctgtgacactagttatagacaccgatgcttcacttcagtttcactgtatcgcttggaccttcttattgacgatgaaacacagaaattgcatcggaattaaatagaaaaggcacaatgctgacttaagtacaagaagactgactcttcctaatgtctatgttttgaaccattcctttgacacttgttatagattccgatgcttcacttcaggtttactgtatccctctgcctttcttattgacgatgaaacacagaaattgcattggaattaaatacaaaaggcactatgccgacttaagtacaagaagactgactcttcttactgactatgttttgaacaattcctgtgacactagttatagattccgatgctttacttcatttttactgtatccctctgaccttcttattgacgatgaaacacagaaattgcatcggaattaaatagtaaaagcacaattccgacttaactacaagaagactgactcttcttactgaccatgatttgaaccattcctgtgacactagttatagattacgatgcttaacttcaggattactgtatcccactgactttcttagtgacgatgaaacacagaaattgcatcggaattaaatacaaaaggcacaatgccgacttaagtacaagaagactgactcatcttactgtctatgttttgaaccattcctgtgacactagttatagattccgatgcttcactccaggtttactgtattccttggaccttcttattgacgatgaaacacagaaattgcatcggaattaaatacaaatccacgatgccgacataagtacaagaagacggactcttcttactgactatgttttgaaccattcctatgacactagttatagattccgatgcttcacttcaggtttactatatccctctgaccaacttattgacgataaaacacagaaattgcatcggaattaaatacaaaatgcacaatgtcgacataagtacaagaagactgactcttcttactgtctatgttttgaaccattcctgtgacactagttctagattccgatgcttcactcaaggtttactgtatcctttggaccttcttattgacgatgaaacacagaaattgcatcggaattaaatagaaaaggaacaatgccgacataagtacaagaaaactgactcttcttactgactatgccttgaaccattcctgtgacactagttatagattccgatgcttcacatcaggtttactgtatcccttggaccttcctattgacgatgagacacagaaatcgcatcggtattaaatacaaaaagcacaatgccgacttaagtacaagaagactgactcttcctactctctatgctttgaaccattcctgtgacactagttttttattccgatgcttcacttgaggtttactgtatccctcgggcctttttatggacgatgcaacacagaaattgcatcggaatgaaatacaaaaggcacaatgccgacttaagtacaagaagaatgaatcttccaactctctatgatttgaaccattcctgtgacactagttatagattccgatgcttcacttcaggtttactgtatcccttggacattcttattgacgataaaacacagtaattgcatccgaattaaatacaaaaggcacaatgcaaacttaagtacaagaagactgactcttcttactgactatattttgaaccattcctgtgacactagttatagattccgatgcttcacttcaggtttactgtatcccttggaccttctcattgacgttgaaacacagaaattgcatcggaattaaatacaaaaggcacaatgccgatttaggtacaagaagactgactcttcctattctctatgctttgaaccattcctgtgacactactttattattccgatgcttcacttgaggtttactgtatccctctgaccttcttattgacgatgaaacacagaaattgcatcggaattaaatagaaaaggcacaataccgacttaagtacaagaagactgacacttcctactgtctatgatttgaaccattcctgggacactagttatagattacgatgcttcacttctggtttactgtacccttggaccttcttattgacgatgaaacacacaaattgcatcggaattaaatacaaaaggcacgatgccgacttaggtacaagaagactgactcttcttactgactatgctttgaaccattcctgtgacactagttatagattccgatgcttcacttcaggtttactgtatccctccaaccttcttattgacgatgaaacacagaaatttcatcggaattaaatacaaaaggcagaatgctgacttaagtacgtgtagactgactcatcttactgtctatgttttgaaccattcctgtgacattagttatagattccgatgcttcattccaggtttactgtataccttggaccttcttatggacgatgaaacacagaaattgcatcggaatgaaatacaaaagcacaatgccgacttaagtacaagaagacggattcttcttgatgattatgttttgaaccattcctgtgacactagttatagatcccgatgcttcacttcaggtttactgtatccctctgaccttcttattgacgataaaacacagaaattgcatcggaattaaatacaaaagggacaatgccgactttagtacaagaagactgactcttcttactgtctatgtttgaaccaatcctttgacactagttatagattccgattcttcactcaaggtttactgtatctcttgaaccttcttattgacgatgaaacacagaaattgcatcggaattaaatagaaaaagcacaatgccgacttaagtacaagaagactgactctttttactgactatgttttgaaccattcctgtgacactagttatagattgcgatgcgtcacttctggtttactgtatcccttggaccttcctattgaggatgagacacagaaatcgcatcgtaactaaatagaaaaagcacaatgccgacttaagtacaagaagactgactcttcctactctctatgttttgaaccattcctgtgacactagttttttattccgatgcttcccttcaggtttaccgtatccctcggacattcttatggacgatgaaacacagaaattgcatcggaatgaaatacaaaaggcacaatgccgacttaagtacaagaagactgaatcttccaactctctatgatttgaaccattcctgtgacactagttatagattacgatgcttcacttcaggtttactgtatccctctgaccttcttattgacgatgaaacacagaaattgcttcagaattaaatagaaaatgcacaatgatgacttaagtacaagaagactgactcttcttactgactatgtttcgaaccattcctgtgacactagttattgattccgatgcttcacttcagatatactgtacccctctgaccttcttattgacaatgaaacacagaaattgcatcggaattaaatagaaaaggcacaataccgacttaagtacaagaagactgactcttcctaatgtctatgatttgaaccattcctgtgacactagttatagattccgatgcttcacttcaggtttactgtatcccttggaccttcttattgacgacgaaacacacaaattgcatcggaattaaatacaaagggcacaatgccgacttaagtacaagaggactgactcttcttactgactatgctttgaaccattcctgtgacactagtcatagataccgttgcttcacttcaggattactgtatcccactgaccttcttagtgacgatgaaacacagaaatttcatcggaattaaatacaaaaggcacaatgccgacttaagtacaacaagactgacacttcttgctgtgtatgctttgaaccattcctgtgacactagttatagattccgatgcttcacttcaggtttactgtatccctctgaccttcttattgacgacgaaacaaagaaatagcatcggaattaaatagaaaaggcacaatgccgacttaagtacaagaagactgactcttcttactgtctatgttttgaaccttttcgctgatactagttacagattccgatgcttcacttcaggtttactgtatcccttggaccctattattgacgacgaaacaaagaaatagcatcggaattaaatagaaaaggcacaatgccaacttcagtacaagaagactgactcttccgtgtctatgcttagaaccattcctgtgacacttgatatagattccgatgcttcacttcaggtttactgtatcccttggaccttcttattgacgacgaaacacagaaattgcatcgggattaaatacaaaaggcacaatgccgtcttaagtacaagaagactgactcttcctactgtctatgttttaaccattcctgtgatacaagttatagattccgatgcttcacttcaggtttactgtatccctatgaccttcttattgacgatgaaacacagaaattgcatcggaattaaatacaaaatgcacaatgttgactgaaatattagataactatctcttcttactctctatgttttgaacctttcctgtgagaccggttttagattccgatgcttcatttcaggtttactgtatcccttggcccatcttattgacgacgaaacacagaaattgcatcggaattaactagacaaggcacaatgccgacataagtacaagaagactgactcttcttactgactatgatttgaacatttcctgtgagaccagttttagattccgatgctacactatatgtttactgtatcccttggaccttctttttgacggtgaaacacagaaattgcatcggaattaaatacaaaaggcacaatgccgacttaagtacaacgagactgacacttcttgctgtgtatgctttgaaccattcctgtgacactagttatagattgcgatgcttcactttaggtttactgtatccctctgaccttcttattgacgatgaaacacagtaattgcatcggaattaaatacaaaaggcacaatgccgacttaagtacaacgagactcacacttcttgctgtgtatgctttgaaccattcctgtgacactagttatagattccgatgcttcacttcaggtttactgtatccctctgaccttctaattgacgacgaaacaaagaaatagcatcggaattaaatagaaaaggcacaaagccgacttaagtgcaagaagactgactctttttactgcctatgtttggaacctttcctgtgacactagatatagattccgatgcttcacctcaggtttattgtatccctcttaccttcttattaacgacgaagcactgaaatagcaacggaattaagtagaaaaggcacaatgccgacataagtacaagatgactgactcttccaactgtctatgctttgaaccattcctgtgacactatttatagattccgatgattcacttctggtttactgtatccctctgacactcttattgacgatgaaacacagaaattgaatcggaatgaaatacaaaaggcacaatgccgacctaagtacaagaagactcactcttcatactgtctatgttttgaaccactcctgtgacactagttatagattccgaagcttcacttcaggtttactgtatcctttggaatttcttattgacgatgaaacacagaatttgcatcggaattaaatacaaaatagtacaatgccgacataagtacaagaagactgactcttcctactgtctatgttatgagcaactccattgacactagttgtagattccgatgcgtcgcttcaggtttactgtatcctttggaccttcttatcgacgatgaaacacagaaatagcatcggaattaaatacaaaaggcacaatgccgacataagtgcaagaagactgactcttcttactttctatgctttgaaccattcctgtgtcactagttatagattccgatgcttcacttcaggtttactgtatcccttggaccttcttattgacgacgaaacacagaaattgaatcgggattaaatacaaaaggcacaatgccgacttaagtacaagatgactgactcttcctacagtctatgtattaaccactcctgtgacactagttatagattccgaggcttcacttcaggtttactgtatcctttggaatttcttattgacgatgaaacacagaatttgcatcggaattaaatacaaaataatacaatgccgacttaagtacaagaagactgactcttcctactgtctatgttttgagcaactccattgacactagttatagattccgatgcgtcacttcgggtttactgtatcctttggaccttcttatcgacgatgaaacacagaaatagcatcggaattaaacacaaaaggcacaataccgactttagtactagaagactgactcttcttactgactatgctttgaaccattcctgtgacactagttatagattccgatgcttcacttcaggtttactgtatcccttggaccttcttattgacgacgaaacacacaaattgcatcggaattaaatacaaaaggcacaatgccgacttaagtacaagaagactgactcttcttactgactatgctttgacccattcctgtgacactagtcatagataccgttgcttcacttcagggttactgtatcccactgaccttcttagtgacgatgaaacacagaaattgcatcggaattaaatacaaaaggcgcaatgccgacttaagtacaacaagactgacacttcttgctgtgtatgctttgaaccattcctgtgacactagttatagattccgatgcttcactttagttttactgtatccctctgcccttcttattgacgacgaaacaaagaaatagcatcggaattaaatagaaaaggcacaatgccgacttaagtacaagaagactgactcttcttactgtctatgttttgaaccttttcgctgatactagttacagattccgatgcttcacttcaggtttactgtatcccttggaccctaatattgacgacgaaaccaagaaatagcatcggaattaaatagaaaaggcacaatgccaacttcagtacaagaagactgtctcttccgtgtctatgtttagaaccattcctgtgacacttgatatagattccgatgcttcacttcaggtttactgtatcccttggaccttcttattgacgacgaaacacagaaattgcatcgggattaaatacaaaaggcacaatgccgacttaagtacaagaagactgactcttcctactgtctatgttttaaccattcctgtgatacaagttatagattccgatgcttcacttcaggtttaccgtatccctatgaccttcttattgacgatgaaacacagaaaatgcatcggaattaaatacaaaaggcacaatgttgactgaaatattagatgactggctcttcttaccctctatgttttgaacttttcctgtgagaccggttttagattccgatgcttcacttcaggtttactgtatcccttggcccatcttatagacgacgaaacacagaaattgcatctgaattaactagaaaaggcacaatgccgacataagtacaagaagactgactcttcttactgactatgatttgaacatttcctgagagacaagttttagattccgatgctacactatatgtttactgtatcccttggaccttcttcttgacgatgaaacacagaaattgcatcggaattaaatacaaaaggcacaattccgacttaagtacaacgagactgacacttcttgctgtgtatgcattgaaccattcctgtgacactagttatagattccggtgcttcacttcaggtttactgtacccctctgaccttcttattgacgacgaaacaaagaaatagcatcggaattaaatagaaaaggcacaatgccgacttaagtacaagaagactgactcttcttactgcctatgttttgaacctttcctgtgacactagatatagattccgatgcttcacctcaggtttattgtatccctcttaccttcttattgacgacgaagcactgaaatagcatcggaattaaatagaaaaggcacaatgctgacataagtacaagatgactgactcttccaactgtctatgctttgaaccattcctgtgacactacttatagattccgatgattcacttcaggtttactgtatccctctgccactcttattgacgatgaaacacagaaattgaatcggaattaaatacaaaaggcacaatgccgacctaagtacaagaagactcactcttcttactgtctacgttttgaaccactcctgtgacactagttatagattccgaagcttcacttcaggtttactgtatcctttggaatttcttattgacgatgaaacacagaatttgcatcggaattaaatacaaaatagtacaatgccgacttaagtacaagaagtctgactcttcctactgtctatgttttgagcaactccattgacactagttatagattccgatgcgtcacttcaggtttactgtatcctttggaccttcttatcgacgatgaaacacagaaatagcatcggaattaaatacaaaaggcacaatgccgacttaagtacaagaagactgactcttcttactttctatgttttgaaccattcctgtgtcactagttatagattccgatgcttcacttcaggtttactgtatcccttggaccttcttattgacgacgaaacacagaaattgaatcgggattaaatacaaaaggcacaatgccgacttaagtacaagatgactgactcttcctactgtctatgtattaaccattcctgtgacactagttatagattccgatgcttcacttcatgtttactgtatccctgtcaccttcttgttggcgatgaaacacagaaattgcatcggaattaaatacaaacggcacagtgccgacttaagtacaagaagactgactcttcttactgtctatgatgtaaacatttcctgtgagagcagttttagattccgatgcttcactaaatgtttactgtatcccttggaccttcttattgatgatgaaacacagaaattgcatcggaattaaatacaaaaggcacaatgccgacttaagtacaacgagactgacacttcttgctgtgtatgctttgaaccattcctgtgacactagttatagattgcgatgcttcactttaggttttctgtatccctctgaccttcttattgacgatgaaacacagtaattgcatcggaattaaatacaaaaggtacaatgcagacttaagtacaagaagactgactcttcttacagtctatgtttgaaccatttctgtgacactagttatagattacgatgcttctcttcaggtttactgtatcccttggaccttgttattgacggtgaaacacagaaattgcctcggaattaaatacaaaaggcacaatgccgacataagtataagaagactgactcttcttactgactatgatttgaaaatttcctgtgagaccag comes from the Schistocerca piceifrons isolate TAMUIC-IGC-003096 chromosome 9, iqSchPice1.1, whole genome shotgun sequence genome and includes:
- the LOC124717197 gene encoding piggyBac transposable element-derived protein 4-like, with protein sequence MFRRGLSDAEIADLINHSDTLDNVESDSDDSECNGVFEEDEIDDSLSSDEDENDVEGVASNPAAVPYPKDSEWTAVDTYRPLPVNTTPRQILVDIDESSSVLDCSKVFLTDSDVNELKRQTNLYASQTIQKKRRGNNLKPHSVLSSWKPVTISEMRRFLGIIFHMCVSKKPKIADHWSTNPVLSCNFCPHVMSRLRFTQILSCLHLVDNSNQKKPGEDGFHPLYKVLPYYNNLKERCIQAYRPSEKVTIDEGICPFRGRVSFRVYMQNKPHKYGLKVYAVAEASSGYVVNFEVYAGKHIVDNSSSAVILRLLSDSSLLNKGHTVYLDRFYSSPELFQQLAEKGTGAVGTVNKSRKGLPKDLVSATLKKGEMSFRRKDNVLAMKWKDKRDVYTLSTRHQATFGTHTKRNGSVVLKPLQVLDYNLNKIGVDIGDQRLQYNPFQHRTVKWWRKLYFHLLLMGVSNAFWLYNAVHRKKITITDFITVLAVQLVEDDTLEFIPRNEGTVGRLTKRHFLQHIPATTKKYAARVCHVCSSRSKKQSGKASRKETRYECEQCGVALCLEPCFKIFHTKKQYDSV